One Coleofasciculaceae cyanobacterium genomic window, TTTCCTAGATTGGGAAAGGTTATAACTTCAGATGTTGCCGATTCAAAATGTTGTCTGAAGTCGCTGGGGTCTGGTTCTAGATCGGCTAATTTGGGACTATCAATCAGGACAAATTCAAATTCTCGCTCTACAGTAGATTTAGTAACTGGTGGTGTTTCCCAGAAATAAGCTGTCATGGGCGTGTCGGCTAATAAAGAGATAAAAAAATCTCGAAAGTTATTATCCCGCTGCCATAGCTCGATTACTTCTGAGTAAGTTATTTGCTTGTCGCCTGTGAAGATAGAAATTTTATGAATGCGGTCGTCATTAATTAGTTCGCGCTTGGGTTTCCACATATTGCTAGAATAATTTCAATTGCCCAGGACTAACTGGACTATACCTATCTCTATGTAAACTCAAATGACAGACTGCACAGACAGACAGCAGATTAGCTAATCGATTATCGCTCGTGTCATGGTTGCGATGATGCACCTGCAAAATATCCGCCGTCCACTCTGAACGGGTTAGATTCTCTGGTTTCTCTCCTGGCTCATAACATTTTTTTCCGCAGCAACTACATCGCCATCGTGCAGCTTCTTTTACTTTCAATGCTAGGCTGTTCCAATTATTGGGGTAGAAACTAGGGTTTACAGGCATCTTAAAGAGCGCTCGCTATGAATG contains:
- a CDS encoding HNH endonuclease encodes the protein MPVNPSFYPNNWNSLALKVKEAARWRCSCCGKKCYEPGEKPENLTRSEWTADILQVHHRNHDTSDNRLANLLSVCAVCHLSLHRDRYSPVSPGQLKLF